The genomic DNA ACGCTGCGCGACGCTATGATTATCGAGGCTGAAAAGGGAAATTAAATATCATTTTAAGGTCGACTTTCTGACTGGCGGATGATATGATAAGAAATAGATATTAAAAGCTGTGACTTTTAAAATATAAACAGGAGGCAAACTACAATGATTGCACTTACAAAAGAAAACTGCGACGCCGAAGTACGCGAAGAGAAGTCAATACCCGTAGTAGTGGATTTCTGGGGACCTCAGTGCGTTCCCTGCATGGGTCTTATGTCCCACTATCACGAGATGGAGAAGGAATTCGAGGGTAAAGTGAAGTTCACCTCCGTCGACTGCTCAACCAACAAGAGAGTGGCAATGGGCTTCCGCGTAATGGGCCTTCCCACCTTCCTCTTCTGGAAGGACGGAGTAGAGGTAAAGCGCCTCTCAAAGGAAGAGTGCACAGCCGAGTCGATCAGAGCGGAGATTGAAAACCTTATTAAGTAAGGCGATAGTTGGACGAACGCGTCCAATTTAGCATAAAACACAAATAGGAGGTATCTTGTCCATGGGCAAATTA from Cloacibacillus sp. includes the following:
- a CDS encoding thioredoxin family protein, translated to MIALTKENCDAEVREEKSIPVVVDFWGPQCVPCMGLMSHYHEMEKEFEGKVKFTSVDCSTNKRVAMGFRVMGLPTFLFWKDGVEVKRLSKEECTAESIRAEIENLIK